A region from the Sphingomonas flavescens genome encodes:
- a CDS encoding MarR family transcriptional regulator: MSAYSADPKAEHLLRLSDEVGRIAGTLARLSAETVSEGPDDGDAVIDPEVVMSVIRARRMRAYFLNGDLFADPAWDMLLELFHAELSHRRMAVKHLTAGAAVPATTALRWLTTLVEEGLCSRRDDPLDGRRVYVELTRKGEQSLRQYFAKLNPTPVI, from the coding sequence ATGTCCGCTTATTCCGCAGACCCCAAAGCCGAGCATCTGCTGCGCTTGAGTGACGAAGTCGGCCGGATTGCCGGGACACTGGCCAGACTTTCGGCCGAGACTGTTAGCGAAGGTCCGGATGATGGCGATGCGGTCATCGATCCTGAAGTCGTCATGTCCGTGATCCGCGCGCGGCGCATGCGTGCCTATTTCCTTAACGGAGACCTGTTTGCCGATCCCGCGTGGGATATGCTTCTCGAGCTTTTCCACGCGGAATTGTCGCATCGGCGCATGGCGGTTAAGCATCTCACCGCCGGTGCCGCCGTTCCGGCAACGACCGCGCTGCGTTGGCTCACAACGCTGGTCGAAGAAGGACTTTGCTCGCGTCGCGACGATCCGCTGGACGGCCGCCGGGTTTACGTCGAGTTGACACGCAAGGGTGAACAGTCCCTTCGGCAATATTTCGCCAAGCTGAATCCAACGCCGGTGATCTAA
- a CDS encoding helix-turn-helix domain-containing protein encodes MAVIAITGDRLAAQDVGANFTDMANAVPRPLLGRCNVSSIAEATGLNRETARRVIQKLIERGILERSADRSIHFAEGRMQGTNAYLISRVQLEEFARTANALLKLGVLRIVA; translated from the coding sequence ATGGCAGTCATCGCCATCACCGGCGACAGGTTGGCTGCGCAAGACGTTGGCGCAAACTTCACGGATATGGCGAATGCTGTGCCGCGCCCACTCCTCGGCCGATGTAATGTAAGCAGTATCGCAGAGGCGACCGGCCTCAATCGCGAGACGGCCCGCCGGGTCATCCAAAAGCTTATTGAGCGCGGCATTCTTGAGCGAAGCGCGGATCGATCGATCCACTTTGCGGAAGGGCGGATGCAGGGAACTAACGCCTATTTGATTAGCCGGGTACAGTTGGAGGAGTTTGCTCGGACTGCCAACGCGCTCCTCAAACTTGGCGTCCTGCGAATTGTTGCCTGA
- a CDS encoding response regulator transcription factor, giving the protein MVLRTGHTDQSGNQALSRRQAECLRGVLDLKSAKQIGRELGISPHAVEKHLRICREKFGVASTAEAARLFARSAEGSEFLYSGPSYLVRNDGSYESGEVPGQPVTPSAAQLGDNRGAPSPNQPLTPRQTLLTIAAVSFASIVGLLLLVACAEAVRRLVSA; this is encoded by the coding sequence GTGGTCTTACGAACCGGACATACCGATCAATCAGGGAATCAGGCACTCAGTCGCCGTCAGGCTGAGTGTCTCCGGGGGGTTCTCGATCTTAAATCGGCCAAGCAGATTGGCCGCGAGCTCGGAATTAGCCCCCATGCCGTCGAAAAGCATCTGCGCATCTGTCGCGAAAAATTTGGCGTGGCGTCGACCGCGGAGGCCGCGCGTCTATTTGCGCGCAGTGCGGAAGGTAGTGAGTTTTTGTACTCCGGACCCTCGTACCTCGTGCGTAACGACGGTTCGTATGAAAGCGGTGAGGTCCCCGGGCAGCCGGTCACACCGAGCGCGGCCCAGCTCGGGGACAATCGCGGAGCCCCTTCACCCAACCAGCCACTCACCCCTCGCCAGACGCTACTGACCATCGCGGCCGTGTCCTTCGCTTCAATCGTCGGGCTGCTGCTGCTGGTAGCCTGTGCGGAAGCAGTGCGGAGACTGGTATCGGCCTGA
- a CDS encoding EAL domain-containing protein — MLKSWTDSSMMRAVTLPTIVALALLSLLLGAVLHVSTSRSDAFALGQQEKLIRLAVSEARTTIAKDQEASTYWDDAVTRVHQRPLDLAWIDNNLGVWFYTYYKHDETYLLDTSDRPIYAMQNGIRGQPASFDRVSKEVLQLAATLRHALRTNYIAPEGSVGQTIGTSAITMIGKRPAIISLKPIVSETGTIAQTPGSEYLHVSIRFLDRSFLAQISSVYSIEKPAFSTTKDIASVPLVDGNGRTLGFINWHPFEPGDEVEDKMVPALFLALLTVGALLGWLLSRIWRSRTELEASKVQAQHLAFHDVLTGLPNRALFEDRLDHALSRRDNLVAVLLLDLDRFKNINDTLGHQAGDALIRDFGLRLSALVRDGDTIARLGGDEFAIIIEQGNRPEIERLARRIVEDVRRPFELLGTQAYVGVSVGIALSQGKVIDRLELIRRADIALYCAKDEGRDDYRIFSHNMDATVKLRSAIEDELRDALSTGKGLCVHYQPQVGANGNVIGLEALVRWQHPKRGLVSPEQFVPVAEDTGLIVPLGEWVLRQACLASRRWPNLFIAVNLSPVQFRSAAFFDRLMRLVRTTGADPTSLQLEVTERVLLDDDDAVREVLNKLRGAGFTIVLDDFGTGYSSLSYLRKFEVDKLKIDRSFVQHLGDASDSAAIISAVLALGRAMGLAVAAEGVETAEQQRFLMSAGCKEMQGYLFSEALPQDELAHLLGPCDRPAAAA; from the coding sequence ATGTTAAAGTCGTGGACCGACAGCAGCATGATGCGGGCGGTAACCCTGCCGACCATCGTTGCGCTTGCCCTTCTTTCGCTACTTCTAGGCGCGGTTCTTCACGTGTCGACCAGCCGGTCCGATGCTTTTGCCTTGGGTCAACAGGAGAAACTAATCCGCCTGGCGGTCAGCGAAGCGCGTACGACGATTGCCAAGGATCAGGAGGCCTCAACCTATTGGGATGACGCAGTGACCCGCGTCCACCAGCGGCCGCTAGACCTCGCTTGGATCGACAATAATCTCGGCGTCTGGTTTTACACGTATTACAAACATGATGAGACCTACCTGCTCGATACGAGCGACCGGCCTATTTATGCGATGCAGAACGGTATCCGCGGTCAGCCAGCCTCATTCGACCGGGTATCGAAGGAGGTTCTGCAGCTGGCAGCCACGCTTCGTCATGCGCTTCGTACCAATTATATCGCGCCCGAAGGGTCGGTTGGCCAGACGATAGGCACGTCTGCGATCACCATGATTGGCAAACGCCCGGCAATCATCAGCCTGAAGCCTATCGTTTCGGAAACCGGTACCATCGCGCAAACTCCGGGAAGCGAATATCTCCACGTTTCAATTCGTTTCCTCGACCGCAGCTTCCTCGCGCAGATTTCTAGCGTGTACAGCATCGAGAAGCCCGCTTTCTCAACGACGAAGGACATTGCGTCGGTTCCGCTCGTAGATGGCAATGGCCGGACTCTGGGCTTTATTAACTGGCATCCGTTTGAGCCTGGCGACGAAGTCGAGGACAAGATGGTCCCCGCCCTGTTCCTCGCCCTTCTTACCGTCGGCGCGCTTCTCGGCTGGCTGCTGTCGCGCATCTGGCGGAGCCGGACCGAGCTCGAGGCAAGCAAGGTTCAGGCGCAACATCTCGCCTTTCACGATGTTCTCACAGGTCTTCCCAACCGGGCGTTATTCGAGGATCGCCTCGATCATGCGCTCAGCCGCCGCGACAATCTCGTTGCCGTGCTGCTGCTCGACCTCGACCGGTTCAAGAACATCAACGACACGCTTGGCCATCAGGCTGGTGATGCGCTCATCCGCGATTTCGGCCTGAGGCTTTCGGCGCTGGTCCGCGACGGCGATACGATCGCAAGACTAGGCGGCGATGAATTCGCCATCATCATTGAGCAGGGCAACCGCCCGGAGATCGAGCGTCTCGCACGCCGCATTGTCGAGGACGTGCGTCGCCCGTTCGAGCTGCTCGGCACACAGGCCTATGTCGGGGTAAGCGTCGGCATCGCCTTGTCACAAGGAAAAGTCATTGATCGCCTGGAGCTGATCCGCCGCGCCGACATCGCGCTTTATTGCGCGAAAGACGAGGGCCGCGACGACTACCGGATCTTCAGTCACAATATGGATGCGACCGTAAAATTGCGAAGCGCGATCGAAGACGAGCTGCGCGACGCGCTCTCCACCGGCAAGGGATTGTGCGTCCACTACCAGCCGCAGGTAGGCGCCAATGGCAATGTAATCGGGCTCGAGGCGCTGGTCCGCTGGCAGCACCCCAAGCGCGGCCTGGTCAGTCCGGAGCAATTCGTGCCGGTGGCCGAGGATACCGGGCTCATCGTTCCGTTGGGCGAATGGGTGCTCCGCCAAGCCTGCCTTGCATCGCGGCGCTGGCCGAACCTGTTCATTGCGGTGAATCTGTCGCCGGTTCAGTTCCGTTCGGCCGCTTTCTTCGACCGGCTGATGCGGCTGGTGCGGACCACCGGCGCCGACCCGACTTCGCTCCAGCTCGAAGTTACCGAGCGGGTCCTGCTCGACGACGACGATGCCGTCCGCGAAGTCCTCAACAAGCTTCGTGGTGCCGGCTTCACCATTGTTCTCGACGATTTTGGCACGGGCTATTCATCGCTCTCCTACCTGCGCAAATTTGAGGTCGATAAACTGAAAATCGATCGCAGCTTCGTTCAGCATCTGGGCGACGCGTCCGATTCCGCCGCGATCATCAGCGCCGTACTGGCACTTGGCCGCGCGATGGGCCTGGCGGTTGCGGCTGAAGGCGTGGAGACGGCCGAGCAGCAGCGCTTCCTCATGAGCGCGGGCTGCAAGGAAATGCAGGGCTATCTGTTCTCGGAAGCCTTGCCTCAGGACGAGCTCGCGCATTTGCTGGGGCCGTGCGACCGGCCGGCAGCCGCCGCCTAA
- a CDS encoding PilZ domain-containing protein, translating to MTNAVQSLPTELREEPRASLYLAASLYSEGQSVPVKIRNLSNTGALVELSTPLVEGGVVQLVRGSLIVHALIIWTEGLRCGLKFSGVVDVQRWRIALSNGDQQRVDDIVRTIKARSVPLRSAEETRPGEGEKERPLSADLRLAADLLETLGECLANDERIIASHGPALQHLDIAMQMIGAVEAILSGQSDLATDATKIISLRRSADQALAAMNNRAAAA from the coding sequence ATGACCAACGCCGTCCAATCTTTGCCAACCGAGCTTCGTGAGGAGCCAAGAGCGAGCCTGTACTTGGCCGCCTCCTTATATAGCGAAGGTCAATCCGTCCCGGTGAAGATCCGCAATCTTTCAAACACTGGCGCTTTGGTTGAGCTCTCAACACCGTTAGTGGAGGGCGGGGTCGTTCAGCTGGTTCGTGGGTCGCTAATCGTGCACGCGCTGATCATCTGGACCGAAGGGCTTCGCTGCGGTCTGAAATTCTCCGGCGTAGTCGACGTGCAACGATGGAGAATCGCACTCAGCAATGGCGACCAGCAGCGCGTCGACGATATCGTAAGGACGATTAAAGCCCGGTCAGTCCCACTTCGTTCGGCTGAGGAAACGCGGCCTGGCGAAGGCGAAAAAGAACGGCCTCTTTCGGCCGACCTCCGCCTGGCTGCCGACCTGCTCGAGACGCTTGGCGAGTGCCTTGCCAATGACGAGCGCATCATCGCCTCGCACGGCCCCGCACTCCAGCACCTGGATATCGCAATGCAAATGATCGGCGCCGTCGAAGCCATTTTAAGCGGTCAAAGCGATCTTGCGACCGACGCGACGAAGATCATCAGCTTGCGGAGAAGTGCCGACCAGGCGCTGGCGGCGATGAACAACCGGGCTGCGGCCGCCTAA
- a CDS encoding molecular chaperone, producing MIPRKLLVATLAVLSLLAPTAAQADLKLSQLIVELGQGSKAGDIELWNDSPERTFVAVEPREIVAAGSAAQSERRDPDPQKLGLLASPSRVILEPGQRRLLRVAALNPPGERERVYRVTVKPVAGALQSSASGIKIMVGYDILVLVRPTRATISLVSARQNGQVTVRNDGNSSVELIDGRQCDAQRKSCSAISGKRLYAGASWTVPVLPDKSAEFTVKTPYGEERRVF from the coding sequence ATGATACCTCGCAAATTGCTGGTTGCGACACTCGCCGTCTTGAGCCTGTTGGCGCCGACCGCCGCGCAGGCGGACTTGAAGCTCAGCCAGCTCATCGTCGAACTGGGCCAGGGCAGTAAGGCCGGCGACATCGAGCTGTGGAATGACTCGCCCGAGCGAACGTTCGTGGCGGTCGAACCGCGCGAGATCGTTGCGGCGGGCAGCGCCGCCCAGTCAGAACGGCGTGACCCCGATCCGCAGAAATTGGGCTTGTTGGCATCGCCGTCGCGCGTGATCCTCGAGCCGGGTCAGCGGCGGCTCCTGCGCGTCGCCGCGCTCAATCCGCCAGGGGAGCGCGAACGCGTTTACAGGGTTACGGTCAAACCCGTCGCTGGTGCCCTTCAGTCCAGTGCATCGGGTATAAAGATCATGGTCGGATACGACATTCTTGTGCTCGTCCGTCCCACCCGGGCGACAATTTCGCTCGTGAGTGCGCGGCAAAACGGGCAGGTGACTGTCCGCAACGATGGTAACAGCAGCGTCGAATTAATCGACGGACGCCAATGCGACGCGCAGCGCAAATCTTGCTCGGCCATCAGCGGTAAGCGGCTCTATGCCGGCGCGTCGTGGACGGTTCCGGTGTTGCCGGACAAGTCCGCAGAATTTACGGTGAAGACGCCCTATGGAGAAGAGCGGCGCGTGTTCTGA
- a CDS encoding PilZ domain-containing protein: MEIEVSSKLVEKTLYSLSTDAPAVPDRRGEERYVSLLRVGAMTIAGRRELCLIKNVSAGGMMIRPYSRLNVGTEVTIELKHGVTTTGIAQWAENGLVGVAFDSQVDMLALLSAPDGHTKARMPRIQVSSTASLRYKDFTFRAAVANISQGGVCINSPVDLELSADIVINIAGLRPNSGIVKWQDGELFGIGFNRIYSVDELMGFLKQHQQNQQQPRAIGRR; encoded by the coding sequence ATGGAGATCGAAGTGTCCAGCAAGCTTGTCGAGAAAACGCTCTATTCTTTGTCAACCGACGCGCCAGCTGTTCCGGACCGACGCGGTGAAGAACGGTATGTCAGTCTACTTCGGGTTGGTGCCATGACGATTGCCGGCCGACGCGAGTTGTGCCTCATCAAAAACGTTTCGGCTGGCGGCATGATGATCCGTCCTTATTCAAGGCTCAACGTGGGAACGGAGGTAACGATCGAACTTAAGCATGGCGTGACAACAACCGGCATCGCGCAATGGGCCGAAAACGGTCTGGTTGGTGTGGCCTTCGACAGCCAGGTTGACATGCTGGCCTTGCTTAGTGCCCCGGACGGCCACACCAAGGCACGCATGCCCCGGATCCAGGTTAGTTCCACCGCGTCGCTAAGGTACAAGGACTTCACGTTTCGCGCGGCCGTCGCAAACATCTCGCAGGGCGGCGTCTGTATCAACTCCCCCGTCGATCTCGAGCTTAGCGCTGATATCGTGATCAACATCGCTGGCCTGCGTCCGAACTCAGGGATCGTCAAATGGCAGGACGGTGAGCTTTTCGGTATCGGTTTCAATAGAATATACTCGGTCGACGAGCTGATGGGCTTCCTCAAGCAGCATCAGCAAAATCAGCAGCAACCGCGCGCCATCGGTCGGCGCTAA
- a CDS encoding glycosyltransferase has product MNAPVRFEDLELATRSSRSFYLSIRVKFAIALAVALSWTGFSVFLAQAWMHDLALLTTPLFALWALTFIAFVPGFMNAFLATSLVMDKRPARRPVAFYPGVTLLIAAYNEETGIEATLESIAALNYRGEIEALVLNDGSSDGTVAKVKDTQAKLKLPANISICLLDFFENRGKAAVLNGGLAAARHSLVCTIDGDSRLRADSMTEIVERYLSDPPGTMAVAGAVLVRNSRASLITAAQEWDYFHGIAAVKRMQSMYQGTLVAQGAFSLYRKDALEAVGGWPESVGEDIVMTWAMLQKGYRVGYAEDAIVFTDAPTSFRQFYQQRKRWSRGLIEAMQRHKTLLFKRRLSTLFVWWNCLFLPLDFTFTFVFIPGLAAALLGYYWIAGPLTLLLLPLALVWNIVIFRIQRQMFQAKGLKVRRNVFGLLFYVLVYAIIMQPVCLWGYISELTGQRKKWGTK; this is encoded by the coding sequence ATGAACGCGCCAGTGCGGTTCGAGGATCTCGAACTTGCCACTCGATCCAGTCGATCCTTCTACCTGAGCATTCGGGTAAAGTTTGCGATCGCGCTTGCCGTCGCCCTTAGCTGGACCGGCTTCAGCGTCTTTCTCGCGCAGGCCTGGATGCATGATCTGGCGCTGCTCACGACGCCTTTGTTCGCGCTTTGGGCGCTCACCTTCATCGCGTTCGTCCCAGGCTTCATGAACGCCTTCCTCGCCACCTCGCTGGTGATGGACAAGCGTCCGGCCCGGCGTCCCGTCGCTTTCTATCCTGGCGTCACCTTGCTGATTGCCGCCTACAATGAAGAGACGGGCATCGAAGCGACGCTAGAGAGCATTGCCGCGCTCAATTATCGCGGCGAGATCGAGGCCCTGGTTCTCAATGATGGCTCGAGCGACGGCACGGTCGCCAAGGTCAAGGACACCCAGGCCAAGCTCAAGCTTCCGGCCAACATCTCAATCTGCCTGCTCGATTTCTTCGAAAATCGCGGCAAGGCGGCGGTTCTGAACGGCGGCCTCGCCGCCGCACGTCATTCGCTCGTCTGCACCATCGACGGCGATAGCCGGCTTCGCGCCGACAGCATGACGGAAATTGTCGAGCGTTATTTGTCCGATCCTCCCGGCACTATGGCAGTCGCGGGCGCGGTCTTGGTCCGTAACTCGCGCGCTTCGCTGATCACCGCGGCCCAGGAATGGGATTATTTCCATGGCATCGCGGCCGTGAAGCGTATGCAGAGCATGTATCAAGGGACGCTCGTCGCCCAAGGTGCTTTCTCGCTCTACCGGAAAGACGCGCTGGAGGCGGTTGGCGGTTGGCCGGAGTCGGTCGGCGAAGATATCGTGATGACCTGGGCGATGCTCCAAAAGGGATATCGCGTCGGCTATGCCGAGGACGCCATCGTCTTTACGGATGCGCCGACGAGCTTTCGTCAATTTTACCAGCAGCGGAAGCGCTGGTCGCGCGGCCTGATTGAGGCGATGCAACGCCACAAGACCCTGCTGTTCAAGCGCCGGCTCTCAACGCTCTTCGTTTGGTGGAACTGCCTGTTCCTGCCGCTCGATTTCACCTTCACCTTCGTTTTCATTCCCGGCCTCGCGGCAGCACTGCTCGGCTATTATTGGATCGCGGGCCCACTGACTTTGCTGCTCCTGCCGTTGGCGCTTGTGTGGAACATCGTGATCTTCCGCATTCAGCGTCAAATGTTTCAGGCCAAGGGCCTGAAGGTCCGGCGCAACGTGTTCGGGCTGCTGTTCTACGTGCTCGTCTACGCGATCATCATGCAGCCTGTGTGCCTGTGGGGCTACATCTCCGAATTGACGGGTCAGCGAAAAAAATGGGGGACCAAATGA
- a CDS encoding TcfC E-set like domain-containing protein: MRRSCFHATFCLAALTINCAAKAAHADAASLVSVGTPEGFEELATDRQILVDVYFGGSKVGETLATVKPGFLSFIAPESVLALVPAASSDPALLATFKAPLALNAGQVCNALEKRSCGSLSPDVAGIIYDEEQFRVDLFINPRFLATLAPGATGYLPVPAGPVSLTSVVSAAASGTFGGRGGYNLQNRTIAGFRNGRIRTSNAVASGLGWVVDDFVAEIDRRSMRYSVGLLWAPGDDFTGQRRILGGGFGTQFDTSADRELLEATPLVIFLSRPAQVELVVDGRLVGSSSYPAGNNEVDTSSLSDGSYLVTLRIHEDGAAAVREERRLFVKNARVAPLGRPIVYGYAGFLANTRNHRPVALSSDLYYRAGAAVRFDRQIAVDVSAVGTGHKAIGELGAWFLTPLATVRVAGLVSTSGDLGSLVQIGARNAGPFNFNLDLRRVWSADGGPLIPLSPHVQSFDNEVPPSFQLATGSFTQLTGSIGLRLGAGSLSMIGTYRKDHAAKADYSIGPNLAWPITMRNGLQVIFQGSALRSRTTTAVFATMRIFSTRGRLSVAGAIGQGFESDSRPDGGDASRAIGSLDAQYAFTGDGLNGLTGQAGFDRDLRSSSVRGGATYAGPWGNGRAEIRHQLEGPSRTRYDLNFQSGLAINPDAFRFGARQNSESAMILSLSGEKSDSSYRVLVDDTDRGRLHAGERLSLFMPAYRTYRVRLLPKEFTAAEVDPQPREVTLYPGNVATLNWRAERYVTLFAQAVSSAGQPIALALVQTGRNVAETDDQGYFQINVSRGDLLRFSRSGSSLCSVAAPAFATNEDLLSAGKVVCQ, translated from the coding sequence TTGCGCCGCTCCTGCTTCCACGCGACTTTCTGCCTTGCGGCGTTAACCATAAATTGCGCGGCCAAAGCCGCTCATGCGGACGCGGCGTCGCTGGTATCCGTCGGAACGCCCGAAGGGTTCGAAGAGCTCGCGACCGACCGGCAGATCCTCGTCGATGTCTATTTCGGCGGAAGCAAAGTCGGCGAGACGCTGGCCACGGTAAAGCCGGGCTTTCTGAGTTTCATCGCGCCAGAGTCGGTTCTCGCCCTGGTGCCTGCTGCATCGTCCGACCCGGCCTTGCTCGCCACGTTCAAAGCGCCGCTGGCACTGAATGCCGGACAAGTATGCAATGCGCTTGAAAAGCGCAGTTGCGGATCGCTGTCGCCGGACGTCGCCGGGATAATCTACGACGAAGAGCAATTCCGGGTCGATCTTTTCATCAATCCCCGTTTCCTAGCTACGCTCGCGCCGGGCGCGACAGGTTATCTTCCAGTTCCAGCGGGGCCCGTCTCGCTGACGAGCGTCGTCAGCGCCGCCGCCTCCGGGACTTTCGGCGGGCGGGGCGGCTACAATCTTCAAAACCGGACGATTGCCGGTTTCCGGAACGGACGCATCCGGACCAGCAATGCGGTCGCCTCGGGGCTCGGCTGGGTGGTCGATGATTTTGTGGCCGAGATCGACCGGCGGTCAATGCGCTATTCCGTCGGCCTGCTATGGGCTCCCGGCGACGATTTCACGGGTCAACGCCGGATCCTCGGCGGCGGCTTTGGTACCCAGTTCGATACGTCGGCCGACCGCGAGCTGTTGGAAGCGACGCCGTTAGTCATTTTCCTGTCGCGACCCGCACAGGTCGAACTTGTGGTTGACGGGCGCCTGGTCGGATCAAGCTCCTATCCGGCGGGCAACAATGAGGTGGATACGTCAAGCCTTAGCGACGGATCGTATCTCGTGACCCTTCGCATTCATGAAGATGGCGCCGCCGCGGTCCGTGAGGAAAGACGGCTTTTCGTCAAGAACGCGCGCGTCGCGCCGTTGGGACGGCCGATCGTCTATGGTTATGCCGGCTTTCTGGCTAATACCCGAAACCACCGGCCTGTCGCCTTGAGTTCAGATCTCTATTACCGCGCGGGCGCGGCGGTGAGGTTCGATCGTCAGATTGCTGTCGATGTCAGTGCGGTCGGCACTGGGCATAAAGCGATCGGCGAGCTCGGGGCATGGTTTTTGACGCCCCTTGCGACGGTGCGCGTGGCCGGACTCGTCTCGACGAGCGGCGACTTGGGCTCGCTCGTCCAGATTGGTGCGCGGAATGCCGGTCCGTTCAATTTCAATCTTGATCTGCGCCGGGTATGGTCGGCCGATGGCGGGCCGCTCATTCCACTCTCGCCCCACGTGCAAAGCTTCGACAATGAAGTGCCGCCGTCATTTCAACTTGCGACGGGTTCGTTCACGCAACTGACTGGGAGTATCGGCCTGCGTCTCGGCGCAGGTTCGCTCTCGATGATCGGCACCTATCGTAAAGACCATGCAGCCAAGGCCGATTATAGCATCGGCCCTAACCTCGCTTGGCCGATCACCATGCGCAACGGTCTGCAGGTCATTTTCCAGGGCTCCGCGTTACGGAGCCGGACAACCACGGCCGTGTTCGCGACCATGAGAATTTTTTCGACCCGCGGTCGGCTTTCCGTTGCGGGTGCAATCGGGCAGGGCTTCGAGTCCGACAGCCGGCCCGATGGTGGCGATGCAAGCCGCGCGATTGGGAGCCTAGATGCGCAATATGCCTTTACGGGCGATGGATTAAACGGGCTGACGGGACAGGCGGGTTTCGACCGCGATCTTCGCTCTTCGAGCGTTCGCGGCGGCGCAACCTACGCCGGACCCTGGGGCAACGGGCGAGCCGAGATCCGGCACCAGCTCGAGGGGCCTTCAAGAACGCGTTACGACCTCAATTTCCAGTCCGGTCTGGCGATCAATCCCGATGCTTTCCGTTTCGGCGCACGCCAGAACAGCGAAAGCGCGATGATCCTCTCGCTTTCGGGCGAGAAAAGCGATTCCAGCTATCGAGTGCTGGTGGACGATACGGATCGAGGCCGTCTTCATGCAGGTGAGCGCTTGTCCTTGTTCATGCCGGCTTACCGTACGTACAGGGTTCGCCTGCTTCCCAAAGAGTTTACGGCCGCCGAAGTCGACCCGCAGCCTCGCGAAGTCACGCTGTACCCTGGTAATGTTGCAACCCTGAATTGGCGGGCCGAACGTTACGTGACCCTGTTTGCGCAAGCCGTTTCATCCGCCGGACAACCCATTGCGCTGGCGCTCGTTCAGACCGGGCGCAACGTTGCCGAGACGGACGACCAGGGTTATTTTCAGATCAATGTCAGCCGGGGCGATCTTCTTCGGTTCTCTCGGTCGGGATCATCGCTTTGTAGTGTGGCGGCTCCCGCCTTCGCGACGAATGAAGATCTCCTCTCAGCCGGGAAAGTCGTTTGCCAATGA
- a CDS encoding TorF family putative porin: protein MRTRLWLIEAFASLFFVAPQAQAADLSGEVGVVSDYRYRGLSLSEADPALHASLNLDLGKGAYAGLWASSIKQENKLRSELDFNLGEEFELRPNVSLEISATYFAYPSRRHDNYAEATAILSAARGALTGKIGISVAPAQRAMRDEFGRKRANLYYFGSGELELAHLPAKVTTSFGYERGAFDEVGQGGKWDWSFGAEIRLDAAKFGIAYIDSNAGRPALVGSLGFVF, encoded by the coding sequence ATGCGCACCAGATTGTGGCTCATTGAGGCGTTCGCCTCGCTGTTCTTCGTCGCGCCGCAAGCACAGGCAGCGGATTTGTCGGGCGAGGTAGGGGTTGTCAGCGACTACCGCTACCGCGGGCTCTCGCTCTCTGAAGCCGACCCTGCGCTTCACGCGTCGCTTAACCTCGATCTGGGCAAAGGCGCCTATGCGGGTCTCTGGGCCTCTTCGATCAAACAGGAAAACAAACTCCGGTCCGAGCTCGACTTCAACCTGGGCGAGGAATTCGAGCTAAGGCCGAACGTCTCGCTCGAAATTTCCGCCACATATTTCGCCTATCCTTCGAGACGTCACGACAACTATGCGGAAGCGACAGCGATACTATCGGCAGCCCGGGGAGCGCTCACCGGTAAAATCGGCATAAGTGTTGCACCCGCTCAACGGGCGATGCGCGACGAATTTGGCCGCAAGCGGGCTAACTTATATTACTTCGGGAGCGGTGAGCTGGAATTGGCCCATTTACCGGCGAAGGTCACAACCAGTTTCGGTTATGAGCGCGGAGCCTTCGACGAGGTTGGGCAAGGCGGCAAATGGGACTGGAGCTTTGGCGCCGAAATCCGCCTCGACGCCGCGAAGTTCGGCATCGCCTATATCGACAGTAATGCCGGCCGGCCGGCGTTGGTCGGTTCGCTTGGCTTCGTTTTTTGA
- a CDS encoding MarR family winged helix-turn-helix transcriptional regulator, with the protein MRLIVQDNEKAPKHLARLAEDIRCMRQARNQRLPADLFGEPAWDILLLLYGEGMSPCGAEDIAAELDAPTTTVMRWIIALTSRGFVSRSADGADNHLISLTNNGRAALERALNAMLQVGRR; encoded by the coding sequence TTGCGATTGATCGTCCAAGATAATGAAAAGGCCCCCAAGCATCTCGCCCGCCTCGCCGAGGACATTCGGTGCATGCGGCAAGCGCGCAACCAGCGATTACCGGCTGATTTGTTCGGTGAGCCGGCTTGGGACATTCTGCTGCTGCTTTATGGTGAAGGTATGTCGCCTTGCGGTGCGGAAGACATCGCCGCCGAACTTGACGCGCCTACCACAACGGTAATGCGCTGGATCATAGCGCTGACCAGCCGGGGATTCGTGAGCCGCAGCGCCGACGGTGCGGACAATCACTTGATCTCCCTAACCAACAATGGCCGAGCCGCCCTCGAGCGCGCCCTTAACGCGATGCTGCAGGTCGGTCGTCGGTGA